In Manis pentadactyla isolate mManPen7 chromosome 8, mManPen7.hap1, whole genome shotgun sequence, the following are encoded in one genomic region:
- the LOC118929738 gene encoding glutathione S-transferase omega-1 — MSRGSAWSLAKGSAPPGPVPEGLIRLYGMRFCPFAKRTLLVLKAKGIRHEVININLKDKPEWFFKKNPSGLVPVLENSQGHLIYESTITCEYLDGAYPGKKLLPDDPYEKACQKMAFELFSKIPSLVISFVGRRNEKDCSGLKEEFNKLEEVLTNKKTTFFGGSSLSMTDYLIWPWFEWLEALELNECVDHTPKLKLWMAAMKEDPTVSALLTDGKALQGFLDLYLQNSPQACDYGL; from the exons ATGTCCAGAGGATCAGCCTGGAGCCTGGCGAAGG GAAGCGCGCCCCCGGGGCCGGTTCCCGAGGGCCTCATCCGTCTCTACGGCATGAGGTTTTGCCCATTCGCCAAGAGGACACTCCTGGTGCTGAAGGCCAAGGGGATCAG GCATGAAGTCATCAACATCAACCTGAAAGATAAGCCTGAATGGTTCTTTAAGAAGAATCCCTCTGGTTTGGTACCAGTTCTGGAAAATAGTCAGGGGCATCTGATCTACGAATCTACCATCACTTGTGAGTACCTGGATGGAGCATATCCAGGGAAGAAGCTGTTGCCAGATGACCCCTATGAGAAAGCCTGCCAAAAGATggcctttgaattattttctaag atACCATCTTTGGTAATAAGCTTTGTtggaaggagaaatgaaaaagacTGCTCTGGCCTGAAAGAAGAGTTCAACAAGCTAGAGGAG GTTCTGACCAATAAGAAGACAACTTTCTTTGGTGGCAGTTCTCTTTCTATGACTGATtatctcatctggccctggtttgAATGGTTGGAGGCTCTGGAGTTAAATGA GTGTGTAGACCACACTCCAAAACTTAAGCTCTGGATGGCAGCCATGAAGGAAGATCCCACAGTATCGGCCCTCCTCACTGATGGAAAGGCCTTGCAAGGTTTCTTAGATCTCTACTTGCAGAACAGCCCCCAGGCCTGTGACTATGGGCTCTGA